A genomic stretch from Setaria italica strain Yugu1 chromosome VII, Setaria_italica_v2.0, whole genome shotgun sequence includes:
- the LOC101781004 gene encoding uncharacterized protein LOC101781004, with protein MDGQAVPSVMQLSTFTKVTSIPREKSYREFPVMVRVKAPEMTVHQHSPVDIVAVIDVSWSMGWDDKYGKEPNDRLILVKKAMAKVIKNLAGAQNRLAVVAFDHEIKKSTELLEMNDKGQQSALETVNGLTPFGRTTFSIGLKEAAKILDKRAAREKDRLAFIIFLSDGDDPEFTKEDIPPAYPIHAFGFSADHDPKALQDMANLTMGSYTPINKDLEKITEKLDQLSEKLVSIVAVNTVIHLKTMHSGVFLSKIESSSANDAVVSYKSRLADGKQSGEIIVGDVSSGKEMEFTVYLDVPECQGNCTDGAMELLTVGGVYKQSWDQKQVELSKSVLTVERPASCKELDWIEQRVEYWCKVKLDLSAMYDKVCGGNGDESNCQCQDLQALRETSLEAINQAMRNDIYTATLHAIKLRHCGGAVAAETEKSPLEPVQPAKAV; from the exons ATGGACGGACAG GCCGTGCCATCCGTGATGCAACTGAGCACGTTCACAAAGGTCACATCGATACCCAGGGAGAAGAGCTACAGAGAGTTCCCGGTGATGGTGCGTGTCAAGGCGCCAGAAATGACCGTGCACCAGCACTCCCCGGTCGATATCGTCGCGGTGATCGACGTCAGCTGGAGCATGGGCTGGGATGACAAATACGGAAAGGAACCCAACGACAGGTTGATCCTTGTGAAGAAGGCAATGGCCAAAGTGATCAAGAATCTTGCTGGCGCACAAAACCGTCTTGCCGTTGTAGCATTCGACCACGAAATTAAAAAGAGTACGGAACTTTTGGAAATGAATGACAAAGGCCAGCAAAGTGCCTTAGAGACGGTGAATGGGCTGACACCCTTTGGCCGGACGACCTTTTCCATTGGCTTGAAGGAGGCCGCCAAG ATCCTAGATAAGCGCGCTGCAAGGGAGAAGGACCGTTTagccttcatcatcttcctctccGACGGAGATGACCCAGAGTTCACAAAGGAAGACATCCCACCCGCGTACCCAATCCACGCTTTTGGTTTCTCAGCAGATCACGATCCCAAAGCGTTGCAAGACATGGCCAACCTGACCATGGGAAGCTACACACCTATCAACAAAGACCTCGAGAAGATCACCGAGAAGCTGGATCAACTTTCGGAAAAGCTCGTCTCCATCGTCGCCGTTAACACGGTCATCCACCTCAAGACAATGCATAGTGGGGTGTTTCTCTCGAAGATAGAGTCATCCTCGGCCAATGACGCAGTAGTTAGTTACAAGAGCCGCCTCGCTGACGGCAAGCAGTCCGGTGAGATAATCGTTGGTGATGTCTCCTCTGGAAAAGAGATGGAGTTCACCGTCTATCTGGACGTGCCGGAATGCCAAGGAAACTGTACCGACGGCGCGATGGAGCTGTTGACGGTCGGAGGCGTATATAAACAGAGTTGGGATCAGAAGCAGGTAGAGCTCAGCAAGTCCGTCTTGACCGTCGAGAGGCCGGCTAGCTGCAAGGAGCTTGACTGGATTGAGCAGCGGGTCGAGTACTGGTGCAAGGTTAAGCTGGATCTTTCGGCAATGTATGACAAGGTGTGCGGCGGCAATGGCGACGAGAGCAACTGCCAATGCCAAGACCTGCAGGCCCTCCGGGAAACGTCGCTGGAGGCTATCAACCAAGCGATGCGCAACGACATATACACG GCCACCCTGCACGCCATCAAGCTCAGGCACTGTGGTGGCGCGGTGGCGGCAGAGACCGAGAAGTCTCCTTTGGAGCCGGTGCAGCCTGCCAAGGCAGTTTAG
- the LOC101780600 gene encoding glyoxylate/hydroxypyruvate reductase HPR3-like, with protein MAARAAKPGLLLLRRSDATFSAALRARFRVLDFYASGAALRAFLATAAAEPDPPRAALVVASGAILVDAAFLDTVPSLRCVVTTGAGVDHIDLAGCARRGVAVAGAGQIFSVDVADHAVGLLIDVLRRVSAADRYVRAGLWLAQGYYPLTSKLSGKRVGIIGLGSIGSLIAKRLDAFGCVVSYHSRAPKASAPYRYFPDAVALAADSDALVVACALNDATRRIVGRRVLDTLGPGGVVVNIARGGNVDEQELIAALREGRIAGAGLDVFENEPQVPPELREMDNVVLTAHEAVFTEESTADLRDLMIGNLEAFFSGKPLLTPVPLP; from the exons ATGGCTGCGCGGGCCGCCAAGCcggggctcctcctcctgcggcGCTCGGACGCCACCTTCTCGGCCGCGCTGCGCGCGCGCTTCCGCGTCCTCGACTTCTACGCCTCGGGCGCGGCCCTCCGCGccttcctcgccaccgccgctgcggaGCCGGACCCGCCGCGGGCCGCGCTCGTCGTCGCCAGCGGCGCCATCCTCGTTGACGCGGCGTTCCTGGACACCGTGCCGTCCCTCCGCTGCGTCGTCACCACGGGCGCGGGGGTGGACCACATCGACCTCGCCGgctgcgcgcgccgcggcgtcgccgtggCCGGCGCGGGCCAGATCTTCTCCGTCGACGTCGCCGACCACGCCGTCGGGCTCCTCATCGACGTGCTCCGCCGTGTCTCGGCCGCCGACCGCTACGTCCGCGCCGGGCTCTGGCTGGCGCAGGGGTACTACCCACTCACATCCAAG CTGAGCGGCAAGCGCGTGGGCATCATCGGCCTCGGCAGCATCGGCTCGCTGATCGCCAAGCGCCTCGACGCATTCGGCTGCGTCGTCTCCTACCACTCCAGAGCGCCCAAGGCCTCCGCTCCCTACCGCTACTTCCCCGACGCGGTCGCCCTCGCCGCGGACTCTGACGCCCTGGTCGTCGCGTGCGCGCTCAACGACGCGACGCGTCGCATCGTCGGGCGCCGCGTGCTCGACACCTTGGGGCCGGGCGGTGTCGTAGTGAACATCGCGCGCGGCGGGAACGTCGACGAGCAGGAGCTGATCGCCGCGCTGCGGGAAGGGCggatcgccggcgccgggctcgACGTGTTCGAGAACGAGCCGCAGGTGCCGCCGGAGCTGCGGGAGATGGACAACGTCGTGCTGACGGCGCACGAGGCCGTGTTCACGGAGGAGTCCACCGCCGACCTCCGCGACCTGATGATCGGGAACCTCGAGGCCTTCTTCTCCGGGAAGCCGTTGCTGACGCCGGTTCCTCTTCCGTAG
- the LOC101780206 gene encoding glyoxylate/hydroxypyruvate reductase HPR3: MPPPATNAADSVADDKPLVLLAQPLFPHFAAALEDRYRFVLAADADAAAAAEARVLLVPGLKVVTAELIDRLPALELVVATSVGVDHVDLDACRRRGLAVTNAGGAFSVDSADYAVGLVVAVLRRVAAAEAYLRRGRWATDGKYPLATKVSGKRVGIVGLGRIGSLVARRLAAFGCPVAYHSRLPRPSSPYAFFPTVVALAAESDVLVLSCALTEETRHMVNREVMEALGGGGVLVNVGRGGLVDEPELVRCLREGIIAGAGLDVYDKEPDVPPELFAMENVVLSDHRAVLTPESMAAALDIVSGNLEAFFAGRPLLSPVTL, translated from the exons atgccgccgccggcgaccaacGCGGCGGACTCGGTCGCGGACGACAAGCCGCTGGTGCTACTGGCGCAGCCGCTGTTCCCGCACttcgcggcggcgctggaagaCCGGTACCGCTTCGTCCTGGCCGCGGACGccgacgcggccgcggccgccgaggcgCGGGTGCTTCTCGTGCCAGGGCTTAAGGTGGTGACCGCCGAGCTCATCGACAGGCTCCCGGCGCTGGAGCTCGTGGTGGCGACCTCCGTCGGGGTGGACCACGTCGACCTGgacgcgtgccgccgccgcgggctcgCCGTCACCAACGCCGGGGGCGCCTTCTCCGTCGACTCGGCCGACTACGCCGTGGGACTCGTTGTCGCCGTGCTGCGcagggtcgccgccgccgaggcgtaCCTCCGGCGCGGAAGGTGGGCCACGGACGGCAAGTACCCGCTCGCCACCAAG GTGAGCGGCAAGCGCGTGGGGATCGTGGGGCTGGGCCGGATCGGCTCGCTGGTGGCGCGGCGCCTCGCCGCCTTCGGGTGCCCCGTCGCCTACCACTCCCGGTTGCCGAGGCCGTCGTCTCCGTACGCCTTCTTCCCGACGGTGGTCGCGCTGGCGGCGGAGAGCGACGTGCTGGTGCTGTCGTGCGCGCTGACGGAGGAGACGCGGCACATGGTGAACCGGGAGGTGATGGAGGCGCTGGGCGGGGGCGGCGTGCTCGTCAacgtcggccgcggcgggctGGTGGACGAGCCGGAGCTCGTGCGGTGCCTGCGGGAGGGCATCATCGCCGGGGCCGGGCTCGACGTCTACGACAAGGAGCCGGACGTGCCGCCGGAGCTCTTCGCCATGGAAAACGTCGTGCTGTCCGACCACAGGGCCGTGCTCACGCCGGAGTCCATGGCCGCGGCGCTGGACATCGTCTCCGGAAACCTGGAGGCCTTCTTCGCCGGGAGGCCGCTGCTCAGCCCCGTCACGCTCTGA